One window from the genome of Lathamus discolor isolate bLatDis1 chromosome 8, bLatDis1.hap1, whole genome shotgun sequence encodes:
- the PATL2 gene encoding protein PAT1 homolog 2 isoform X2, producing the protein MAEGGEPVIIEDYLLVEDAPLLEEMAEEDEELDLYNEMTFGIDRDSTEEDTSKLAMPPEISPELAKAVAEETEAAEELEEPQEEGQMELEQVGSELEEQEELDTEDQEEDQEPCEEPSDLGDPAVMTAVQSKPTLESQDSAVLDSRIGACWADFGKEDVLAMDPKAWGSRPGSVPPPHMLEDKAIVQVLERPPPSSNVALDFLGSPVQRSYGGSPRLKRPDIRLVPPKSFPQRFLRQTTGYTSPTPFQPMSPNISCSPRPLTMHFGPMSPSLDPALFFSPSASGQLNLSVPNRLTQLHPQHQRILTQQQQQSISSKKLWSPKVDSNAGLMTSKEKDWVIKVEMIQLQSENMDDDYYYQMYYHRLEHRQAEEELLGGRNRQEPPKLVTPFIQKVETYNSVVRIAGSLGQVAVSTCYSPRRAIDAVHHALVEEATGSHRLRALHKIEKLFLQLLEVEEMQRKMSLAAEEQEQKSQEAERIYQALKIRACSSEEEAEDEFLQLLCVQKGKKLMARLLPHLSPEQAEKILLTITHHLPFLMKKDVLDESLPLLYSPLNKVVGRMTFSKLIKVLQEMSRSLPESPELPITMALKNQFGISLLYSLLSHGERLLSSDTPLEPQSGDFEMWTDMVFLVARELSQVPKASLVEPLFLPSNLLSLFCRYLDKQTVHHLEAKMECSPLPSEAAMLC; encoded by the exons ATCATTGAGGACTACCTGCTGGTGGAAGATGCACCTCTGCTGGAGGAGATGGCTGAGGAGGATGAAGAGCTTGACCTATACAATGAAATGACTTTTGGGATAG ACCGAGACTCTACTGAAGAGGATACCTCAAAACTCGCAATGCCTCCAGAGATAAGCCCTGAGCTGGCCAAAGCAGTGGCAGAGGAGACCGAGGCAGCTGAGGAGCTGGAAGAGCCCCAGGAGGAGGGTCagatggagctggagcaggtcGGCTCTGAGTtagaggagcaggaagagctggacACTGAGGATCAAGAGGAAGACCAGGAGCCCTGTGAGGAGCCTAGTGACTTGGGAGATCCAGCAGTGATGACAGCTGTGCAGAGCAAACCCACGCTGGAG AGCCAGGACTCGGCAGTGCTGGACAGCAGGATTGGTGCTTGCTGGGCAGACTTTGGCAAAGAGGATGTG CTGGCCATGGATCCCAAAGCGTGGGGCTCCCGCCCTGGCAGTGTCCCCCCTCCCCACATGCTGGAG gaTAAAGCCATTGTCCAGGTCCTGGAGAGGCCCCCACCATCCAGCAATGTGGCTCTCGACTTCCTTGGCTCCCCAGTGCAGAGGAGCTACGGGGGCTCTCCGCGCCTCAAGCGCCCTGATATAAGGCTGGTgccccccaagtccttcccacAGCGCTTTCTCCGACAG ACCACGGGGtacacatctccaacccctttccAGCCTATGTCACCCAACATCAGCTGCTCGCCACGGCCTCTCACCATGCACTTTGGTCCCATGTCTCCCTCTTTGGACCCTGCTCTCTTCTTCAGTCCATCAGCCAGTGGCCAGCTGAACCTCAG TGTGCCCAACCGTCTGACCCagctgcacccacagcaccagcGTATCctgacccagcagcagcagcagag CATCTCCTCCAAGAAGCTGTGGTCTCCTAAAGTGGACTCTAATGCTGGGCTGATGACCTCCAAGGAGAAGGACTGGGTCATCAAGGTGGAGATGATCCAGCTGCAGAGCGAGAACATGGATGATGATTACTACTACCAG ATGTACTACCACCGCCTGGAGCACCGGCAGGCGGAGGAGGAGCTGCTCGGGGGCCGCAACCGGCAAGAGCCGCCGAAGCTGGTCACGCCGTTCATCCAGAAGGTGGAGACCTACAACTCCG TGGTGCGCATCGCGGGCTCGCTGGGCCAGGTCGCTGTGTCCACCTGCTACAGCCCGCGCCGGGCCATCGACGCGGTGCACCATGCCCTGGTGGAGGAG GCCACAGGGAGCCACCGTCTTCGGGCACTGCACAAGATAGAGAAG ctcttcctgcagctgctggaagtgGAGGAGATGCAGCGGAAGATGTCCctggctgcagaggagcaggagcagaagagCCAAGAAGCAGAGCGTATCTACCAAGCTTTGAAAATCAGGGCTTGCAGCAGTGAAGA GGAGGCAGAGGATGAATTTCTACAACTCCTGTGTGTGCAGAAGGGCAAGAAGCTCATGGCCCGGCTCCTGCCCCACCTGAGCCCGGAGCAAGCGGAGAAGATCCTGCTAACCATCACCCACCACCTGCCCTTCCTCATGAAGAAGGATGTGTTGGATGAG TCTCTCCCCCTGCTCTACAGCCCATTGAACAAGGTGGTGGGCAGGATGACCTTCAGCAAACTCATCAAGGTCCTGCAGGAGATGAGCAGGTCCCTGCCCGAGTCCCCTGAGCTCCCCATCACCATGGCCTTGAAGAACCAG TTTGGGATCTCCTTGCTCTACTCCCTGCTGAGCCATGGCGAGAGGCTGCTGTCCTCCGACACGCCGCTGGAGCCACAGAGCGGGGACTTCGAGATGTG GACTGACATGGTGTTCCTGGTCGCCCGGGAGCTGTCACAAGTGCCCAAGGCCTCGCTGGTGGAGCCTCTCTTCTTGCCCAGCAACCTTCTCTCGCTCTTCTGCCGCTACCTGGACAAGCAGACTGTCCACCACCTGGAAGCCAAGATGGA GTGCTCCCCGCTGCCATCAGAGGCTGCCATGTTGTGCTGA
- the PATL2 gene encoding protein PAT1 homolog 2 isoform X1, with protein MAEGGEPVIIEDYLLVEDAPLLEEMAEEDEELDLYNEMTFGIDRDSTEEDTSKLAMPPEISPELAKAVAEETEAAEELEEPQEEGQMELEQVGSELEEQEELDTEDQEEDQEPCEEPSDLGDPAVMTAVQSKPTLESQDSAVLDSRIGACWADFGKEDVLAMDPKAWGSRPGSVPPPHMLEDKAIVQVLERPPPSSNVALDFLGSPVQRSYGGSPRLKRPDIRLVPPKSFPQRFLRQQSPLVPRSQRSPRPFVPPRRPPLLFTSNQTTGYTSPTPFQPMSPNISCSPRPLTMHFGPMSPSLDPALFFSPSASGQLNLSVPNRLTQLHPQHQRILTQQQQQSISSKKLWSPKVDSNAGLMTSKEKDWVIKVEMIQLQSENMDDDYYYQMYYHRLEHRQAEEELLGGRNRQEPPKLVTPFIQKVETYNSVVRIAGSLGQVAVSTCYSPRRAIDAVHHALVEEATGSHRLRALHKIEKLFLQLLEVEEMQRKMSLAAEEQEQKSQEAERIYQALKIRACSSEEEAEDEFLQLLCVQKGKKLMARLLPHLSPEQAEKILLTITHHLPFLMKKDVLDESLPLLYSPLNKVVGRMTFSKLIKVLQEMSRSLPESPELPITMALKNQFGISLLYSLLSHGERLLSSDTPLEPQSGDFEMWTDMVFLVARELSQVPKASLVEPLFLPSNLLSLFCRYLDKQTVHHLEAKMECSPLPSEAAMLC; from the exons ATCATTGAGGACTACCTGCTGGTGGAAGATGCACCTCTGCTGGAGGAGATGGCTGAGGAGGATGAAGAGCTTGACCTATACAATGAAATGACTTTTGGGATAG ACCGAGACTCTACTGAAGAGGATACCTCAAAACTCGCAATGCCTCCAGAGATAAGCCCTGAGCTGGCCAAAGCAGTGGCAGAGGAGACCGAGGCAGCTGAGGAGCTGGAAGAGCCCCAGGAGGAGGGTCagatggagctggagcaggtcGGCTCTGAGTtagaggagcaggaagagctggacACTGAGGATCAAGAGGAAGACCAGGAGCCCTGTGAGGAGCCTAGTGACTTGGGAGATCCAGCAGTGATGACAGCTGTGCAGAGCAAACCCACGCTGGAG AGCCAGGACTCGGCAGTGCTGGACAGCAGGATTGGTGCTTGCTGGGCAGACTTTGGCAAAGAGGATGTG CTGGCCATGGATCCCAAAGCGTGGGGCTCCCGCCCTGGCAGTGTCCCCCCTCCCCACATGCTGGAG gaTAAAGCCATTGTCCAGGTCCTGGAGAGGCCCCCACCATCCAGCAATGTGGCTCTCGACTTCCTTGGCTCCCCAGTGCAGAGGAGCTACGGGGGCTCTCCGCGCCTCAAGCGCCCTGATATAAGGCTGGTgccccccaagtccttcccacAGCGCTTTCTCCGACAG cagtcACCTCTGGTGCCTCGCTCCCAGCGCTCCCCTCGGCCCTTTGTGCCGCCTCGCAGACCCCCTCTGCTCTTCACTTCCAATCAG ACCACGGGGtacacatctccaacccctttccAGCCTATGTCACCCAACATCAGCTGCTCGCCACGGCCTCTCACCATGCACTTTGGTCCCATGTCTCCCTCTTTGGACCCTGCTCTCTTCTTCAGTCCATCAGCCAGTGGCCAGCTGAACCTCAG TGTGCCCAACCGTCTGACCCagctgcacccacagcaccagcGTATCctgacccagcagcagcagcagag CATCTCCTCCAAGAAGCTGTGGTCTCCTAAAGTGGACTCTAATGCTGGGCTGATGACCTCCAAGGAGAAGGACTGGGTCATCAAGGTGGAGATGATCCAGCTGCAGAGCGAGAACATGGATGATGATTACTACTACCAG ATGTACTACCACCGCCTGGAGCACCGGCAGGCGGAGGAGGAGCTGCTCGGGGGCCGCAACCGGCAAGAGCCGCCGAAGCTGGTCACGCCGTTCATCCAGAAGGTGGAGACCTACAACTCCG TGGTGCGCATCGCGGGCTCGCTGGGCCAGGTCGCTGTGTCCACCTGCTACAGCCCGCGCCGGGCCATCGACGCGGTGCACCATGCCCTGGTGGAGGAG GCCACAGGGAGCCACCGTCTTCGGGCACTGCACAAGATAGAGAAG ctcttcctgcagctgctggaagtgGAGGAGATGCAGCGGAAGATGTCCctggctgcagaggagcaggagcagaagagCCAAGAAGCAGAGCGTATCTACCAAGCTTTGAAAATCAGGGCTTGCAGCAGTGAAGA GGAGGCAGAGGATGAATTTCTACAACTCCTGTGTGTGCAGAAGGGCAAGAAGCTCATGGCCCGGCTCCTGCCCCACCTGAGCCCGGAGCAAGCGGAGAAGATCCTGCTAACCATCACCCACCACCTGCCCTTCCTCATGAAGAAGGATGTGTTGGATGAG TCTCTCCCCCTGCTCTACAGCCCATTGAACAAGGTGGTGGGCAGGATGACCTTCAGCAAACTCATCAAGGTCCTGCAGGAGATGAGCAGGTCCCTGCCCGAGTCCCCTGAGCTCCCCATCACCATGGCCTTGAAGAACCAG TTTGGGATCTCCTTGCTCTACTCCCTGCTGAGCCATGGCGAGAGGCTGCTGTCCTCCGACACGCCGCTGGAGCCACAGAGCGGGGACTTCGAGATGTG GACTGACATGGTGTTCCTGGTCGCCCGGGAGCTGTCACAAGTGCCCAAGGCCTCGCTGGTGGAGCCTCTCTTCTTGCCCAGCAACCTTCTCTCGCTCTTCTGCCGCTACCTGGACAAGCAGACTGTCCACCACCTGGAAGCCAAGATGGA GTGCTCCCCGCTGCCATCAGAGGCTGCCATGTTGTGCTGA